A segment of the Flavobacteriales bacterium genome:
TGAGCATCGGTGGCAACCACATCATCCACCTGCTGCGCCGCAACGTGGATGTGAACGTGCTGCTCTTCAACAACGAGATCTACGGCCTCACCAAGGGACAGTACTCGCCCACCTCGCCCGAAGGCGCCGTGACGCGCAGCACGCCCATGGGCAGCACCGACCATCCGTTCAATCCGCTCGCGTTGGTGAAGGGAGCCGATGGCACCTTCATCGCACGCAGCATGGACCGCGATCCGAAGCACATGCGCGAAGTGCTGGCGCGCGCCGACGCGCATCGCGGCACCTCACTCGTGGAGATCTACCAGAACTGCAACGTCTTCAACGATGGCGCCTTCGAGGTCTTCACGGAGAAGGCGAACAAGCCCGCGAACACGCTCTTCGTGGAGCAGGGCAAGCCGCTCACCTTCGCGAACGGAACGAAAGGCATCTGCATCAAGGAGATGAAGCCGCGCATCATCGACATCGGCCCGGACTTCTCACCCAACGACTGCTGGATCCATGACGAGCGCGACAATTTCAAGGCCTCGATCCTTGTGCGCTTATTCGATGACCCCAATCACGAAGGCGCATTCCCGCGGCCGTTCGGCGTTTTCTATGTGAACGAGCGCGCCACGCATGAAGAGAAGCTGCAAGCGCAAGTGAAGCGCGCAAAAGAGGCGAAAGGGCTTGGGGATCTCGATGCGTTGCTCAAGGGCGAGCATACGTGGGTGATCGAGTAGGCAGAGTGCTTGCCAGGTTCCTGTTGAAAGCCAGGAATGTCCCCTCAGAACTCCACCTTGTAGTAGAACAGCGGCAAAAAGCCCAGTTGGTACTCCTCACGGATGGGATCGCCGCTCGGATGATCGGGCGCATACGTGAGCGTGAGGATGTTCTGCTGGCCGGTCACGTTCACCAGGTCGAGGCCCAGTTCATGCATCACCTTCGGCCTGTTCCAGCGGTAGCCCAGTTTGAGGTCGGCGCGGAAGTAGGGGCGGAACTGCCGCGTGTTCACCAGGCTGTCAATGAAGACCACCTCCTGCGCGGCATTACTCGCTTCCCGGTTAACCGGTCCGTACCAGCGGCCGCCCGCGTAGGTGAACTTGGTGCCGATGCTGATCACCGACTTCTTCGCGGTGGTGAACTCGCGCGCCAGCACCAGGTTGAATGCATTGCGGCCATTGAAGGACGTGTTGCGCCAGACGCCATCGCTGCCGCGGTAACGCGCGTCGAAGAGCGATGCGGTGAAGAGGCCGTACCAGCCCTTGGTGAAGGCGTGCTCCAGCGTGAGCTCGATCCCTTGGTTGTAACCGTTGCCTTTGTTGTGGAGGCTGTCCGGGAAGAAGCGCTCGAAGCCCGCGCCGGTGTTCACGAAGGAGAAGGAGGAGGGCGCCACGCTCACCGGCACGTCGAAGAGCCACTGGTAGTAAGCTTCAAGTTTCATGCGCACGCGCTGCCCCAATCGCCGTTCGTAGCCCACTACGCCATGATGCGTGCGCGTGAGGCCGATGCCCGTGTTCTGCTCCTGCGGATCGTGGCCGTAGGTGGTGGCGCCGTAGAAGAGCAGGTAGCCGGGCTGCATCTGGGAGTGCAGTCCATAGCCGGCGGAGATCCGTTGCCGCGTGTCGGGCGCGTAAGAGATGCCGAAGCGCGGCTCGATGGGCGAGAAGCTGTTCGCGTTGATCGAGTTGTAGAGCGAGGTGATGCCCAGCGTGGCAGTCCACTGTTCGTTGAAGCGGTGGCGCACCTGGGCATAGGGCTGCAGTTGCGTGGCGCTCACGCCCGCATCCCACCGCACGCGCCAGGTTCCCAATGCGTTCGGGTCTCCATCCACCGTCGCCGGGATGATCGCTCGCGCGCTATCGAGGTAGGCGCCCCATTGCTGCTCCGTGTTCACTCCAACGCGCAAGCTGGTGCGGAGGCCAAGTTTCCGGTTGGCGAAGACGTACAGCATCACCTTGCTCTCCTCGAATCGGTAACGCAGCAGAGGTGGCAGGCTGTCCACCACGAAGCGTCCGTCCACCACGCGGCGGTACACGTAGCGGTGATCCGAGTTGATGCCCTGGCCGCTGAGCGCAAGCGTGGCCTTCACGTAGGTCTTTTCATTCAGGGTGCGCGTGGCGGTGGCGCCCACGGTGCCCATGCGCGAGCGGAAGTACTGGTCGCGGTCGTTTTCGCCGTAGATCAGGGTGGCGGTGTCGGGCTTCGCCTGATCACTGATCACGATGTCGATCCTGCTGCTGCCGCCGATGCCCCAGAGCGATACCGAGCCATTCTTGCCCGGGAAGTGCAAGCGGAAGGCCGCATCCTGGTATTGCGGGATGGCATCGGTGCCGATGCGGATGCCCATGAACCCGAAGAGCCTCAAGGTGCTGTAGCGATAGCTCACCAAATAGCTCGAGCGGTGCTTCTTGCTCAACGGCCCTTCGGCCATCAACTCGGTGCCGAGGAAGCCGAGCTGCGCGGTGAACTCGTGCTTGTCGGCGTTGCCATTGCGCATGCGCAGGTCGAACACTCCAGCAGTGGCGTTCCCGAATTCAGCGGGGAAGGCGCCGGTGAAGAAGTCGGAGTTCGCGAGGTACTTGTTGTTGAGGATGGTGACGGGCCCACCGCCGGTGCCGGGTATGGCGAAGTGGTTCGGATTGGGGATGTTCACGCCCTCGAAGCGCCAGAGCACGCCCATGGGGCTGTTCCCGCGGATCACGATGTCGTTGCGGCTGTCGTCAGCGCCTTGCACCCCGGCGAAGTTGCTGGCCATGCGGCCGGGATCGCCGCGGCTTCCGGCATAGCGGTCCGTCTCTTCCACGCTGAATTGTCGCGCGCTCAGCAGGGCCATCTCATTCCGCACCTCGCCCGGCGCGGCATCGCCCACGATTTCCACTTCGCCCAATTCAGTGAGCGCGCCCTGCAACCGCACGGAGATCGCCAGGTCCTTCGCGCTGGTGAGCACGAGGCCGCTGAGGACCTGGTCCTCGTAGCCCACCATGCGCACATGCAGCGCGATGCGACCCCATGGCGCGCCGCTCAACGTGAAGCGCCCGTCCTGATCCGTCACGGTGCCGATGATCGGATCGCTGCCCACCACCACCACTGTTGCGCCCGGAAGCCCGATCAGGCTCTCAGCATCCATCACCTCGCCGCGAACGGCTTGTGCATGCAGATGCGTGATGCCCATGAGGCCGATAGCGATGAGCAGGGTGCGGGGCATGCGTGCGGATAGCCCAAATCAAACCATTCTGACCCGATTTCGTCTGAACCGCGCATCGCGCTGGATGGGGTACGGGATCGGGGAGCCTCCCGACTTGATTGCGACTCCGTCCGAAGCACCGCTTGATCATGATCCGGCTCCCGACCCTGCAACTCCTCTTCTTCCTCTCCGTTGCCGGACGTGTTTCCGCCCAGACCTTCGACTTGGAGCAGTTCGAGCAGGTCTTCAGGCCGCGCTTGCGCCTCGATGCCCGCTTTCTGCCCGAGGCCGCATACCGCGACACTTCCGGGCGATTCGGCCTCACGGAGGCCACGGCGGTGTTCACCGTGCCGATCCACTCCAAGTTCAGCCTGGGCTTCGAGGCCGATAGCAGCGCACGGGGCATCGGCGATTTCCTGAAGAAGAGCGTTCGCGTCCGTGCCTCACAGGTGCTGGCTACCGCGCGCTTCACCGGCCGCGAGGTGCAGATGGACCTCGACAGTTTGGGACCGCGCAAGCTGATGGCTGCGAGCGCAGGGCTCATGGGCGTGAAGCTCACGCGGAACCGTCGCTTGCTCTTCTGGAGCGCCAACGTGAACGTTAGCGAGGAGGACCGCACGCTCGATGAGGCCGTGCTCCGCGGCAACGGTGTCATCGGCAAGCTGCACGTGAAGGGCTTGCGCAGGCAGTTCTTCTACGGGTTGGCAATCAGCTATTCCGATCGGTTCGTGCTGCCGTTGCCCTTCCTTGGCGGGGAGGCGCCGTTGGGCGGCAAGTGGTCCTTGCACTATGTGGTGCCGGCGCAGTTGGCATTCGGTTACAGCCCTAGATCCGGAACACGGTTCCTGGCGGGCTTCGCAAGCGACGGTTTCCGCTCCGGACTGGAATGGCAGGGCGAACGGGTGAATATGAACCACGCGGCTTTCCGGGCCTTCGTCAATCTCCGTCACCGCGTGAACAGGACCATCCAAGTCCGTGCGGATGCAGGATACGCCATCACGCAGGGCCTGCGCTTCACCGGGAGCGATGCCGATCGCACGCGCTATCCCATCACGCCCGGTTTCTCATTCGGTTTGGGCGTGAATGTGCTCTTCGGGAACAGCGTGGCCCAGCGACTCCTCGATGAGGTGCTGAAATGAACTCAGCCTTTGATCCCAGCAGGAATCACGCACACCGGGATCGACTCCATCTTATGGCGGTTGGCGGCCTTGCGCCGGTCGAAGATGGCGAGGACCTCTTGTTGCCGGGCGCTGAGATCAAGCTTGGCCGGGTCAATGCCTTTCTCACGGATGTCCATCGCCCATTCCAGCTCGGGGTAGCTCGCGCCGATCTGGTCCTCGTCGCTGCGGTCATCGCCCCAGAGGCCGTCCGTTGGCTTGGCTTGCATGATCGAGTCGATGATGCCCAGATCGCGGGCAATGGCGTACACCTCGGTCTTGGTGAGGTCGGCAATGGGCGAGAGGTCCACGCCGCCATCGCCGTACTTGGTGAAGAAGCCGATGCCGAAGTCCTCCACCTTGTTGCCCGTGCCGGCCACCACGCAGCGGAGCAGTCCTGCGAAGTAGTAGAGCGTGGCCATGCGCAATCGGGCGCGCGTGTTCGCGAGCGCGAGCTCCATGGCAGCCTTGTCCTCGACAGCGGGCAGCGCGGCCATCATTTGGTCGAACACGGGTGTGAGCTGCACCACTTCCATGCGCGCATTCGTATGCCGCTGCATGAGCCACGAAATGTGCTCCTGCGCGCGCGCCACTTGCGTCGACGCTTGATGGATGGGCATCTCCACGCACAACGTGGCCAATCCGGTCCGGGCGCAGAGCGCGCTGGTCACGGCGCTATCAATGCCGCCGCTCACGCCCACCACGAAGCCCTGCTGCCCATGGCGCTCGCAATAGGAGCGGAGCCACTCCGTGATATGGTCGATGACTCGCCGCGTGTTCATGGGTGCAAAGGAAAAGCCCCTCCGGCGCAGGACGAAGGGGCTTCCGATCGATTCGTTCAGCGGCTCAGAAGAACACGCCGAGGCTCAGCTCCACATAATGGGCCTTGGCCTTGGCGCCATCGATGTCGAGGATGTTGGTGAAGCCATTGTTGTAAGTGATGCCGAACATCACGCTAGTGCTCCCGCTGAAGTTGTACTCCGCGCCGGCGCCTACGATCAGTGAGGCCTTGTAGAGCGCGATGTCGTCCTGCACGTTCTCGTTCTCTTGTTCCTCGAATTTATCCACGATGGTGGGCGCAACGGCGTTGTACACCGGTACCACCTGGTCGGCCTTGGCCTTCACGTTGAATGCGTTGCCGGCTCCCACCACGGCGAAGTAGCGCATGTAGCCGATCTCGTTGGTCATGAGCTTGATGGTAAGCGGTAGCTCCACGTACTGCAGGGCCACATCCGTCTCCAATTCCCGGGTCTTCTGCGGCTCGTTCAAGGCATCGTAGTAGGCGAAGTCGGTCTTCCACTTCGTCTTCATGTTGTTCAGGTTCAAGCCGGTGGCGAAACGATAGTTGCCGCTGTTGCCGATGGGCAGTTCCAGCATCAGCCCGAAGGTGTATCCCAGCCCGGTGCCGTTGCTCTTCAAGGATTTAGTCTCGGGCTGCACGAAGGCCATGTTCGGGCTCAGCTTCAATCCGAAGCGCACGCCCACATCATCCTGTGCGGTGAGCGTTGCAGCGGAGAGAATGAAAGCGAGAAGAGCGATGGGCTTGTTCATAGGTTTGGCGCGTGTTAAGCGGTGGCGAAAGTAACGTGGCGGTCCGGCGCTTTGCTAAAAGCGTGCTGATCGCAGGGGCAGTGGGCCTCGCGGCTTGCCAAGGCGACGGATTGCAGGAGCTGCCAGAAGGCACGGACCCTGTGCGCATCACCATCGGCCGCCTTGATCAGCACCTCTTCCACGCCGCCCCCGATAGCATGGCCGCTGCCAGCAGGAAAGCTCATGCCACCTACGGCGACTTCTACCGCATCTACATCGAGGACATCCTTCAAGGCGCGCCGGTTGGCGATCCTCGGCTGCCGCTGGTACTGCACCGCTTCGTGCTCGACCCCGATTGGAGGGCGGCGCAGGATGCGGTCGATAGCGTGCTCGGTGATCTGGAGCCGCAGCGCGCGCTCTTCGAGAAGGCCTTCACGCGCTTGAAGGCGCATCTCCCCGATAGCCTCACCCCCCGCGTCGTGGCCTTCAACTCCGGATACAACTACGGGTTGTTTCCCACCGATAGCGTGCTGGGCATCGGCGTCGAATGGTTCATCGGCAAGGACCATCCGGTGATCGGTTACCTCTCACCAGAGACCTTTCCGCAATACATGAAGCAGCGCATGGTGCCCGAGATGCTCGTGCCCAGCGCCGTGAAGGGCTGGCTACTGGTGCATTGCACCAGGCCCGTCGATGGCGCCGAGCTGCTCGCGCACCTGGTGGAGACCGGCAAGGCCATGGCCCTGCTCGATGCCCTGCTGCCCGAAGTGGAGCCCCACCTCAAGCTTGCGTTCACCACGGAGCAGCTCGCTTGGTGCGAGGCCAATGAGTATGGGATCTGGAAGGCCTTGGTGAGCAAGGAGCAGCTCTACAGCAAGAAGTCCGACGACATCGGCCGTTGGATGAATGACGGGCCCTTCACCAATGGATTGCCGCGCGAGAGCCCCGGCCACCTCGGTGAATGGATCGGACTGCGCATGGTTCAGGCGTACATGAAGGTGAATCCCAAGCTCACCTTCGCGCAGCTCTTCGCAATCAACGACCCACGCGAGATACTCAAGCACTACAAGCCGCGGTGATCGATCCAATCGGAATGCGCGACTGCCAACCAGCCGGTCAACCCGAGCCTGCCCGCGAGGGCAAGGCGAAGGATTCCAGTAACCCCTAATCGACCATTCAGCAATGAAGACCTCCGACATCAACGTCTCCGTTCAGCTCGATGACAACCATGTTCCGGAGCGCATTGAATGGAAGGCCGAGGACAATGGGAGCACGGCTGTGAGCAAGGCCATGCTGCTCGCATTCTGGGACGAGCAGGAGAATAACACCTTGCGCATCGATCTCTGGACGAAGGAGATGACCGTGGAGGAGATGAAGGCCTTCTTCCATCAGAACCTGCTCACGCTGTCCGACACCTTCGAGCGTGCTACGGGCGAAGGTCGGATGGCCGCGCAGATGCGCGACTTCGCGGCCTACTTCGCGGAGCACATGCTGGGGGTGAAGGGCTCACCGGGCACGGGGCCTGCGAATTGAACGCCTTTCCGTGCCGCTGGTGCCGAGTTGATCGGAGCCGCGTTCGGCCTCAGCCGAGGTAAGCCTTCAGCACGGAACTGCGGCTGGCGTGCTTCATGCGGCGTATGGCTTTCTCCTTGATCTGGCGCACGCGCTCGCGGGTGAGGTCGAACTTCTGCCCGATCTCCTCCAAGGTGTGCGGCTGATTGCCGTTCAGGCCGAAGTAGAGGCGGATCACATCGGCCTCGCGGCCCTGCAGGGCGCGCAGGCTGCGCTCGATCTCGTTGCGCAGGCTGTCGGTCATCAGGTCGTCGAGCGGGCTCGGCAGGTCCGGGTTGCTCATCACGTCCATCATGGTGCCGCTGTCGCCGTCGTCGCGCAGGGGCGCATCCATGCTCACGTGCCGGCCGGTGTTGTTCAGGCTGGTCTTCACCTCTTCGAGGGTCATCTCCAGCACTTCAGCCAGCTCGTGCGCGGTG
Coding sequences within it:
- the gldC gene encoding gliding motility protein GldC, producing the protein MKTSDINVSVQLDDNHVPERIEWKAEDNGSTAVSKAMLLAFWDEQENNTLRIDLWTKEMTVEEMKAFFHQNLLTLSDTFERATGEGRMAAQMRDFAAYFAEHMLGVKGSPGTGPAN
- the nadE gene encoding NAD(+) synthase, with the protein product MNTRRVIDHITEWLRSYCERHGQQGFVVGVSGGIDSAVTSALCARTGLATLCVEMPIHQASTQVARAQEHISWLMQRHTNARMEVVQLTPVFDQMMAALPAVEDKAAMELALANTRARLRMATLYYFAGLLRCVVAGTGNKVEDFGIGFFTKYGDGGVDLSPIADLTKTEVYAIARDLGIIDSIMQAKPTDGLWGDDRSDEDQIGASYPELEWAMDIREKGIDPAKLDLSARQQEVLAIFDRRKAANRHKMESIPVCVIPAGIKG
- a CDS encoding 2-oxoacid:ferredoxin oxidoreductase subunit beta, which translates into the protein MSAVNGTVAPEKIDYSSDQEVRWCPGCGDYSILKQVQTLLEQSGKKKEEVVFISGIGCSSRFPYYLDTYGLHGIHGRAPAIVSGLRSVRPDLSVWMITGDGDALSIGGNHIIHLLRRNVDVNVLLFNNEIYGLTKGQYSPTSPEGAVTRSTPMGSTDHPFNPLALVKGADGTFIARSMDRDPKHMREVLARADAHRGTSLVEIYQNCNVFNDGAFEVFTEKANKPANTLFVEQGKPLTFANGTKGICIKEMKPRIIDIGPDFSPNDCWIHDERDNFKASILVRLFDDPNHEGAFPRPFGVFYVNERATHEEKLQAQVKRAKEAKGLGDLDALLKGEHTWVIE
- a CDS encoding outer membrane beta-barrel protein yields the protein MNKPIALLAFILSAATLTAQDDVGVRFGLKLSPNMAFVQPETKSLKSNGTGLGYTFGLMLELPIGNSGNYRFATGLNLNNMKTKWKTDFAYYDALNEPQKTRELETDVALQYVELPLTIKLMTNEIGYMRYFAVVGAGNAFNVKAKADQVVPVYNAVAPTIVDKFEEQENENVQDDIALYKASLIVGAGAEYNFSGSTSVMFGITYNNGFTNILDIDGAKAKAHYVELSLGVFF
- a CDS encoding TonB-dependent receptor, encoding MGITHLHAQAVRGEVMDAESLIGLPGATVVVVGSDPIIGTVTDQDGRFTLSGAPWGRIALHVRMVGYEDQVLSGLVLTSAKDLAISVRLQGALTELGEVEIVGDAAPGEVRNEMALLSARQFSVEETDRYAGSRGDPGRMASNFAGVQGADDSRNDIVIRGNSPMGVLWRFEGVNIPNPNHFAIPGTGGGPVTILNNKYLANSDFFTGAFPAEFGNATAGVFDLRMRNGNADKHEFTAQLGFLGTELMAEGPLSKKHRSSYLVSYRYSTLRLFGFMGIRIGTDAIPQYQDAAFRLHFPGKNGSVSLWGIGGSSRIDIVISDQAKPDTATLIYGENDRDQYFRSRMGTVGATATRTLNEKTYVKATLALSGQGINSDHRYVYRRVVDGRFVVDSLPPLLRYRFEESKVMLYVFANRKLGLRTSLRVGVNTEQQWGAYLDSARAIIPATVDGDPNALGTWRVRWDAGVSATQLQPYAQVRHRFNEQWTATLGITSLYNSINANSFSPIEPRFGISYAPDTRQRISAGYGLHSQMQPGYLLFYGATTYGHDPQEQNTGIGLTRTHHGVVGYERRLGQRVRMKLEAYYQWLFDVPVSVAPSSFSFVNTGAGFERFFPDSLHNKGNGYNQGIELTLEHAFTKGWYGLFTASLFDARYRGSDGVWRNTSFNGRNAFNLVLAREFTTAKKSVISIGTKFTYAGGRWYGPVNREASNAAQEVVFIDSLVNTRQFRPYFRADLKLGYRWNRPKVMHELGLDLVNVTGQQNILTLTYAPDHPSGDPIREEYQLGFLPLFYYKVEF